Part of the Methylomonas rapida genome is shown below.
CTTGCACAATGCTTTCTGGGAAGCCTTGTATCTGGTGCGCTGGTACGCCGAAGAACATGTATTGCTGTGTTTGATTCCGGCCTTCTTCATTGCCGGTGCCATCGCGGTCTTCGTTAGTCAGGGCGCGGTGATGAAATATCTCGGTGCGACTGCGCCCAAGGGTTTGGCCTATGCGGTGGCGTCGGTATCGGGCACCATCCTGGCAGTGTGTTCCTGTACCGTGTTGCCGTTGTTCGCCGGCATTTACCGGATGGGCGCGGGGCTGGGTCCGGCGATAGCCTTTTTGTATTCCGGGCCTGCCATCAATGTGTTGGCGATCATTTTGACGGCAAGAATTCTCGGCATGGAAATGGGCATTGCTCGCGCAGTTGGGGCTGTACTTTTCAGCGTGGTGATCGGCCTGATGATGGCCTATTTGTTCCGTAAGGAAGAACTGGAAAAGATCAAAAAACAAGCGGCATTGCCGGAAGAAGAACCCAAACGGCCGCTCTGGCAAAACAGCTTGTTTTTGGCCACGCTGGTATTGATTCTGGTGTTTGCCAACTGGGCTAAATCGGATAACACCGAAGGCCTGTGGCATGCGATTTATGAGGGCAAATGGTGGCTAACCGGATTATTCGGCGTCGCCTTGGCGGTCATCTTGAGTCGCTGGTTTCAACTGCCGTCTGGTCGTTTGGCATTGGTGGCCGTGCTGACTGCCGCGGCGGCGCTGCTGTTCGGCAGCCAACCCTTGCTGCCTTTTGCAGTGGCCGTCATCGGCCTGTCCTGGATCACCAGCAACGACGCAGCCGAAGGCGGCGCGTGGTTTGCCGCCGCCTGGGATTATGCCAAACAGATTTTGCCGTTGCTGTTGATCGGCGTGTTGATCGCCGGCGCCCTCCTCGGCCGCCCGGGCCACGAGGGTCTGATTCCGTCGGCATGGGTATCGTCGGCGGTGGGCGGCAACTCCATCGGCGCCAACTTCTTTGCCGCTTTTGCCGGCGCCTTCATGTATTTTGCCACCCTGACCGAAGTCCCCATCGTGCAAGGCCTGACCGGCAGCGGCATGGGCGAAGGCCCGGCGCTGGCCTTATTACTGGCCGGGCCGGCTTTGTCGCTGCCCAACATGCTGGTGATTCGCAGTATTTTGGGCACCACTAAAACCGTGGCGTTTGTCTCTCTGGTGGTAGTAATGGCGACTGGGTGCGGGTTGATGTATGGTGCGCTGATCACTTCTTGATCGTTTCAAATCACTTTCGATTTAAAGCGCGCATGATCTGGAAATCGTCATAAAAAACCATTTCTCCACCTAGAAGACCTTCAAGTTGAATGTATCAAGTTAAAACACATGAGCAACAGCCACATAGAGGCCAATACCTAGCCATGTCGTTATCAATAATGTCCACGGCAGCCAGTGCTGGCGATATACGATGATTTCACGTACTTCTTCGTCATCCTGCTCCCTGAGTGGCGCCTGCTGATTCGCCAACTTTTTCCGTTGTTTGTTCAGCTCACGGGCTTTTTCTTTCTGCTGTCGTTTGTAAAGATCTATGCCCTGCTGGATGCCTTGGGTAATCAGTTTGGTCTGTTCTTTGGTTTGAGCGGGACGCTGAATACGCTTAGCGATTTTTAACGCCTCGTCTTGTGTCTGCGGGGAGGGCTTTTGGTAACTGTTTTTGCTCATGATCGCGCGTTAATCGTTATAGTGATTGCGTTTGCTATGTAAGGAGTCAGTATGTCTAAATCGAGGATCATTGTCATCACCGGTGTAACACGCGGCCTAGGGCGAGCCATGGCCATTACGTTTGCCAGTTTGGGTCACACAGTGATTGGCTGCGGCCGCTCGCAAGCGGCGATAGATGTTCTC
Proteins encoded:
- a CDS encoding permease, translating into MNNPSFWHNEWKALLLIVAGFLVCFYLPVEALQSWERLHNAFWEALYLVRWYAEEHVLLCLIPAFFIAGAIAVFVSQGAVMKYLGATAPKGLAYAVASVSGTILAVCSCTVLPLFAGIYRMGAGLGPAIAFLYSGPAINVLAIILTARILGMEMGIARAVGAVLFSVVIGLMMAYLFRKEELEKIKKQAALPEEEPKRPLWQNSLFLATLVLILVFANWAKSDNTEGLWHAIYEGKWWLTGLFGVALAVILSRWFQLPSGRLALVAVLTAAAALLFGSQPLLPFAVAVIGLSWITSNDAAEGGAWFAAAWDYAKQILPLLLIGVLIAGALLGRPGHEGLIPSAWVSSAVGGNSIGANFFAAFAGAFMYFATLTEVPIVQGLTGSGMGEGPALALLLAGPALSLPNMLVIRSILGTTKTVAFVSLVVVMATGCGLMYGALITS
- a CDS encoding DUF2956 domain-containing protein encodes the protein MSKNSYQKPSPQTQDEALKIAKRIQRPAQTKEQTKLITQGIQQGIDLYKRQQKEKARELNKQRKKLANQQAPLREQDDEEVREIIVYRQHWLPWTLLITTWLGIGLYVAVAHVF